A region from the Canis lupus dingo isolate Sandy chromosome 9, ASM325472v2, whole genome shotgun sequence genome encodes:
- the LOC118355828 gene encoding keratin-associated protein 4-12-like: MVNSCCGSVCSEQGCGQETCCRPTCCQTTCCRTTCCRPSCCVSSCCRPSCCGSSGCGSSCCRPSCCISSCCRPTCCQTTCCRTTCCRPSCCVSSCCRPSCSSSSCCGSSCCRPSCCISSCCRPSCSSSSCCGSSCCRPSCCVSSCCRPTCCQTTCCRTTCCRPSCCVSSCCRPSCCGSSGCGSSCCRPSCCISSCCRPTCCQTTCCRTTCCRPSCCVSSCCRPSCY; encoded by the coding sequence ATGGTCAACTCCTGTTGTGGCTCCGTCTGCTCTGAGCAGGGCTGTGGCCAGGAGACCTGCTGCCGCCCCACCTGCTGCCAGACCACCTGCTGCAGGACCACCTGCTGCCGCCCAAGctgctgtgtgtccagctgctgccgCCCCTCCTGCTGTGGTTCCAGTGGCTGTGGCTCCAGCTGCTGCAGGCCCAGCTGCTGCATCTCTAGCTGCTGCCGCCCCACCTGCTGCCAGACCACCTGCTGCAGGACCACCTGCTGCCGCCCCAGCTGCTGTGTGTCTAGCTGCTGCCGCCCCTCCTGCTCCAGTTCCAGCTGCTGTGGCTCCAGCTGTTGCCGCCCCTCCTGCTGCATCTCTAGCTGCTGCCGCCCCTCCTGCTCTAGTTCCAGCTGCTGTGGCTCTAGCTGCTGCAGGCCCAGctgctgtgtgtccagctgctgccgCCCCACCTGCTGCCAGACCACCTGCTGCAGGACCACCTGCTGCCGCCCCAGctgctgtgtgtccagctgctgccgCCCCTCCTGCTGTGGTTCCAGTGGCTGTGGCTCCAGCTGCTGCAGGCCCAGCTGCTGCATCTCTAGCTGCTGCCGCCCCACCTGCTGCCAGACCACCTGCTGCAGGACCACCTGCTGCCGCCCCAGCTGCTGCGTGTCCAGCTGCTGCCGCCCCAGCTGTTACTAG
- the LOC112655429 gene encoding keratin-associated protein 4-12-like, which produces MVNSCCGSICSEQGCGQETCCRPTCCQTTCCRTTCCRPSCCVSSCCRPSCCGSSSCGSSCCRPSCCISSCCRPSCSSSSCCGSSCCRPSCCISSCCRPSCSSSSCCGSSCCRPTCCQPTCCQTTCCRTTCCRPSCCVSSCCHPSRCGSSGCGSSCCRPSCCISSCCHPSCCDSSSCGSSCCRPSCCCPSCCLRPVCGRVSCHTTCYRPTCVISTCPRPMCCASSCC; this is translated from the coding sequence ATGGTCAACTCCTGTTGTGGCTCCATCTGCTCTGAGCAGGGCTGTGGCCAGGAGACCTGCTGCCGCCCCACCTGCTGCCAGACCACCTGCTGCAGGACCACCTGCTGCCGCCCCAGctgctgtgtgtccagctgctgccgCCCCTCCTGCTGTGGTTCCAGCTCCTGTGGCTCCAGCTGCTGCAGGCCCAGCTGCTGCATCTCTAGCTGCTGCCGCCCCTCCTGCTCTAGTTCCAGCTGCTGTGGCTCCAGCTGCTGCCGCCCCTCCTGCTGCATCTCTAGCTGCTGCCGCCCCTCCTGCTCTAGTTCCAGCTGCTGTGGCTCCAGCTGCTGCCGCCCCACCTGCTGCCAACCCACCTGCTGCCAGACCACCTGCTGCAGGACCACCTGCTGCCGCCCCAGctgctgtgtgtccagctgctgccaccCCTCCCGCTGTGGTTCCAGCGGCTGTGGCTCCAGCTGCTGCAGGCCCAGCTGCTGCATCTCTAGCTGCTGCCACCCCTCCTGCTGTGACTCCAGCTCCTGTGGCTCTAGCTGCTGccgcccctcctgctgctgcccctcctgctgtCTGCGCCCAGTCTGTGGCCGGGTCTCCTGCCACACCACTTGCTATCGCCCCACCTGTGTTATCtccacctgcccccgccccatGTGCTGtgcctcttcctgctgctga